The DNA region GGGGGTGTAGCTGTCGTTAAGGGGGGAGACGCTACTATTCTTTATCCTATTTTACTTATCTTTTTCAGCTTTTCTTCGTCGATGATCTTTATTTTTCGTCCGTCGATAGTGATTAAACGTTCAGTAGAGAATTGTGATAGCGTACGAATGGCATTGGAGGTTGTCATATTCGACAAATTTGCCAGATCTTCCCGCGAAAGGTATATACTGAGAGTTGAGCCATCTTCTTCCAATCCATAACTTTCTTTGAGGAAGAGCAGTGATTCTGCCAATCTGCCACGAATATGTTTCTGCGTCAGATTAACAGTGCGCTCGTCAGCAACTCCCAGATCGAAGGATAGTTGTTTGATAAAGAACATGGCAAGATCATTGTTCTGTGTCACCAATGTAGTGATAGCACTCATCGGTATCAGGCAGATCAGAGAAGGTTCGAAAGCGGCAGCAGCAGTAACGTAGTCTTCTTTGGCGAAATAAGCACGGTAACCGAAATACTCGACAGGTTTAATCATGCGGATAATCTGGCTTCTGCCACCGACACCATCCTTATAAATCTTGACTTTTCCATTCAGAAGGCACATAAGGTATTTAGGGGTTTCACCTTCGCAATGAATGACTTCATTTTTCTTATAATTCTGGAGCGTAAAATGGTTAGCGAGAAATTCCCGCTGTTCTTCATTCAGAGGCTCCCACATATCGGCTATCAGCTCCGGAACATTCACGTCTGACAAATTCATTTTTACCATAACTGCTGCAAAACTGTGTTATACAGCACAAATGTAAAAAGAAAAAATTAAATATTGCACAAAAGACACGAAAAGATGCAGTCTGGGGGCAGGAAAATGATAATTTAGCGAAATGAAGAACTAAGAATGAAGAATGAAGAATTTGGCTGCGCTATGTAAGCATGCCGCAAGGTAATTCTTCATTTTTCATTCTTAGTTCTTCATTAAATTATTATTTCGTGAACAGCAATTCCCTATATTTCGGCAACGGCCAGATCTCGTCGTCAACCTCCATTTCGAGGTGATCGATGTGGTCACGTATCTTTTCCAGATAAGGACGGACGGTTTCTTCGTAGGCGAAAGCCTTGTCCTTGTAGCTATCCATGTGATTGGCAACTTTACGGGCTTCGGTCATTTCGCGCACCAGAACCTTGATGGACGTTACTCGTTTGGATATTTCACGTATCAGTTCCTTGCGGTCAGCGCTCAGTACTTCGTATTCTTCGGGAGAGAAGATTTCCTTGAGTCCACGTAAATTCTCTAACAGACGGTTTTGGTAACTGACTGCAATGGGGACAATGTGATTGATGGCCAGATCACCCAGTACACGGCTTTCTATTTGTACTTTCATCGTGTACTTTTCCAGTTCCACTTCCAGACGGCAGGCAAGCTCTGTTTCATTGAAGATGCGTTCACCTATCAGCACGGAACGAGACTGGTTATCCATATAATGCATCAGAGCTTCGGGTACGTGGCAGATGTTCGTCAATCCGCGACGGGCAGCTTCCTCTTTCCATTGGTCTGAATAGCCGTCACCTTCGAATCGGATAGCTTCGGAAGCAATAATGGTTTCTTTCAAAACACGGAAGATGGCTTCATCTTTACCGATTCCTTCTTCCATCAACTTGTCGATAGAGGCTTTGAATTCATTTAACTGGTTTGCCATAGCTGCATTTATGGCAATCATGGCAGCGGCACAGTTGGAAGAAGAGCCGGCGGCACGGAATTCAAAACGATTTCCGGTGAAAGCAAACGGAGAAGTACGGTTGCGGTCTGTCGTGTCGAGAAGGATTTCGGGAATACGTCCGATTCCTAATTTAAGGGTTGTCTTCTCTTCAGCCGTCATCTTGTCATCGCCTACCTGACGCACGATATCATCCAGAGTAGCCGATAATTGTCTGCCCAGGAATATAGACAGAATAGCGGGCGGTGCTTCATTGGCACCTAGACGGTGGCTGTTGCCGGCACTCATGATAGAGGCACGCAGCAAATTCTGATTTTTATAAACCATCATCAGTACATTCACCAGGAACGTCAGGAAAAGCATGTTGCCTTTAGGATTCTTGCCGGGTGCAAAAAGATTGATGCCGGTATCAGTGCAGAGTGACCAGTTGTTGTGTTTTCCCGAGCCGTTTACACCGCTGTATGGTTTTTCATGCAGCAATACGGCAAAGTTATGCTTACGGGCGATGCGTTTCATCAGGTCCATTACTAACTGGTTATGATCGTTGGCAAGGTTGGCATTCTCAAAGATGGGAGCCAGTTCAAACTGGTTGGGGGCAACCTCGTTATGGCGTGTTTTTGCCGGAATACCCAGTTTGTGACATTCTATTTCCAGTTCTTTCATAAAGGCTGTTACCCGTGGTGGAATAGAACCGAAATAGTGGTCTTCCAGCTGTTGGTCTTTGGCGGAAGAATGTCCCATTAGCGTGCGTCCGGTCAGGCAAAGGTCGGGGCGGGCGTTGTATAGGGCAGAGTCTACCAGGAAGTATTCCTGTTCCCAGCCTAAATTAGTAAACACGCGGGTTACATTTTTATCGAATAACTGGCATACTTCCGTGGCGGCTTTGTCTACGGCACCGAGTGCTTTCAGTAATGGAGTCTTGTAGTCCAGGGCTTCGCCGGTATATGAGATGAAGATTGTAGGGATACACAGAGTCGTATCTACCACGAAGGCGGGAGAGGAAACATCCCATGCTGTATATCCGCGTGCTTCAAATGTATTACGGATACCTCCGTTGGGGAAAGAAGACGCGTCCGGTTCCTGCTGAATGAGTAACTTGCCGGAGAAGCGTTCAATTACATTTGAATTTTCTCCGAATTCGATGAAGCCATCATGCTTTTCGGCTGTACCATCCGTCAGCGGCTGAAACCAGTGAGTGTAATGAGTAACGTTCAGGGATTTAGCCCAACTTTTCATGCCGTTTGCTATCAGGTCAGCTATCTCTCTACTGATGGGAGTTCCTTTTTCGATAGCATCTGTTACAGCTTTGTAAGCTTCTCTGGGTAGATATTCCTGCATTTTCTTACGGTCGAACACGTGGCTTCCGTAGTAATCGGATAATTTGTTCGAAGGGGTAGTAACTTCAAGAGGGCGCCGGTTGGCAAGCTCTTGCAAGGCGTAAAATCTCATTTTTGACATATTAATCCTTCTTTTGTTGGTTGTTGGGCGCAAAATTATATGTTTTTTCTGGAAGTACCCCTGTTTTTTAGGGGGTATTATTGAAAATAATGTGTTTTTTCTGCGGATACCCCCTAAAATATTCGGAGATGTTACAGAAAAAATTCTTTTAGGGAATTTTATCTCCGCTCTTTTCTATATTAAAGCTATGTCTGGGCTGTATCTGCTCCGTGTTATCTCCGTATCTATATGCTTAGACTTGCTACGGAGCTACTACGGAGATGATACGGAGCTGTTACGGAGATCGTACGGAGTTGTTACGGAGATCGTATGGACTTAATCTTGAATTAACTTTCATGAAGAATCTTTCGTCAGGTTTCTTAAAAAGAGAGGTATTTCGTCGTTTTACAACCTTTTTTTCTATATTTGTCCCTATATATTTGGAGGTATTATCGTTGAAACACGTCTTTTGTATAGGAACCTTGCTATGTCTTTTGCTTTCAGCTTGTCCGAAAGTGCAGGCAGCTTCTATCCCTGATCCTTACGATGCGAGATTGCTTTCCGCGGACTCTATTATGAAGAAAGTCATCTTCTTCGCCCCTTTTTATGAAAGTATTATCGACGACTATAGAGCCGATCTTTATATTAAGGGAAAAGTGAACCTTCGCAAGAAAAATCATATCTTACGCTTTATTCCTACCATGTTCCGTATCCGGAAAGGAGTGAGGGAGTATATGATGGAAACTTATAGTGACTTACATTTTACTGCTCCCGACATTTATGATCAGAAAGTAAAAGCCAGTGTCGGTACTTCTTCCGAGTTTTGGGAACTGGACGGCAGGTTGCCGGAGTATTTCCATGTTAATATCTACGCTTCCACCTTGTTATATGATAAGCTCCTTTCGCCTCTGGCTCCAAATGCGATGAAGTATTATTCTTATCATGTAGATTCAGTAATGGGTAAAGTGCATGATTTGCAATATAAAATTAGTTTCAAACCGAAAAGCAAAAGCTTTCAGTTGGTTAGCGGTCACATGGTGGTCAGTGAGAATGTCTGGAGTGTGCGTGAAATGCATTTTAGCGGACGTTCTGAAATGTTGCGTTTCAACAATATGATACGTATGGGAGATGTGGGTGAGCCGGATGAGTTTTTGCCTGTGCATTATGATGTGGATGCTACTTTCCGCTTTCTGGGTAATGTGGTCGATGCCAATTATATTGCTGCTCTCAATTATAAAACCATTCTTCAGAAAGACCCTTCACGGATGGATCGGAAAAGGTTGAAGAGCAAGTATGATCTGTCGGATTCCTACACATTGCGCAGTGATACGAATGCCTACAGGAAGGATAGTTCTTATTTCGAGAGTATACGTCCTATTCCGTTAACTGTACATGAACAGGACTTATATAAGGATTTCTTTTTGAGTCGTGATACTTCATATCGATATAAGAAACCCAAAAATAAGAATCTGGAATTTTGGGGACAGATAGGTGATGCGCTTATCAGCCGCTATACGGTAGATCTTTCGAAACTGGGAAGTGTGCGTTGTTCGCCGCTTATCAATCCGTTCTTGCTGAGTTATAGCGGGAAGAATGGTTTTTCTTACCGACAGGAATTTAAGTACAACCGTATTTTTACGGGCGACCGCCTGTTACGTATCGTTCCCAGATTGGGTTATAACTTCAAGTATAATGAGTTTTACTGGTCGGTAAAGTCTGACTTTGATTACTGGCCACGTAAGCGTGCGGCTCTTCACATCAATGTAGGTAACGGCCACCGCATTTATAGTAGTAGGATGCTGGATGAATTGAAAAATATTCCGAATAGTGTTTTCGATTTTGATCAGATACAACTGGACTACTTCAATGACTTATACTTGCAGGTGCGCCATAGTTGGGAAATTGTGAACGGTCTGTCGCTGGATGTCGGTTTCTCCATGCATAAGCGTACGGAGGCCAATCGTTCGATGTATGTATCCACGAGAGCGGCTTCGCGAAGTGTAGGCTCTTCTTCAGAAGTTTATCCTGATTGGACAGAGAAAATGCGTCATTCTTATAATAGTTTTGCTCCGCGTGTCCGTCTGACGTGGACGCCCGGTCAGTATTACTATATGAATGGGGATCGTAAAGTGAATTTACATTCCAAATATCCCAGTATTTCAGTGGACTGGGAGCGGGGTATCAATGGTGTTTTTAAGAGTACCGGTACCTATGAGCGTGTCGAAGTGGATATTCAGCACTCCATTCCTTTGGGATTGATGCGTGATTTTTATCTCCGCTTAGGATGGGGTGCTTTCACCAATCAAAAAGATATATACTTTGTGGATTTTGCCAACTTTACCCGCTCTAATCTTCCCGTGGGATGGAATGATGAAATTGGAGGTGTATTCCAGCTGCTTGACGGGCGGTGGTATAACTCCTCCCGTAAATATCTCCGTGGGCATTTGACGTATGAATCTCCCTTTCTGATGTTGCGTCATTTGGTGAAGTATACACAGCATGTGCTCAATGAGCGTCTTTATCTGAATGCTTTGGTTGTTCCGCATCTGAACCCTTATGTTGAGGTTGGTTATGGCATCGGTACCAATATTTTTGATTTCGGAGTCTTTGGCAGCTTTGCCAACTGGAAATTTAAGGAGATAGGTTGCAAATTCACTTTTGAGTTGTTCAACCGATAATCTTTAAGTTTTTCCTGTATTTCTGATATTAACTTCCTTTATAAATTACCCGGCTTTCGTGTTATTGTAGTTTAGAAAAATAGTGTTCTATGTTCTATAACATGCAATGACGTATTCGATGAAAGTATAGTGTTTTCTCTGATTATCAATTGTTTATTTGTTTTTGACGTATTGATAACGTATTCTGAATTTTGAATTGACGTATTTAAGAATGGGTACTTAGGGCTTCTTTTATTGCATTTTACTCTATGTTTGCAGTGTCCAATTGAGAACGAAACCGAGAATTGTTAATCTTAATTTAGTAGAACTTATGAAAAAGTTATTATCAGTTTTATTTTTACTGAGCTTTACCTTAGCTTCTGCTGTATATGCACAAGATATACAGATAAAAGGTACGGTGGTAAGTGGTGCGGACAATGAACCCTTACCTGGAGTAAATGTGGTGGTGAAAGGTAATGCCACTACGGGAACAATCACCGGTATAGACGGTGAATTTGCTTTGTCGGTTCCCTCCGACGCAATCCTTTCTATTTCTTATATAGGATTCAAATCACAGGAAGTTTCGGTTAGTGGCAAGCGTGAACTGAAAATTGTTCTGCAGGAAGATTCGGAGGCGTTGGACGAAGTGGTGGTTGTTGGCTATGGTGTTCAAAAGAAGAGCGTAGTGACTGCTTCTATTGCTAAAGTATCATCAGATGATTTAGCTTTCACGGCACCTGTTCGCGTGGATAATGCTTTGAAAGGATTGGCTGCCGGTGTAACGGTAACTTCATCCTCCGGTCAGCCGGGTGCTGCTGCACAGATTCGTGTACGTGGTATTGGTACAGTGAATAACTCAGATCCGCTTTATATTGTGGACGGTATGCCACTTGAAGGTGGGCTTGATTATTTGAACCCCAATGATATTGCTTCTATTGAAGTGCTAAAAGATGCTGCTTCAGGTGCTGTTTATGGTGCACGCGCCGCTAATGGTGTAGTCTTGGTTACAACTAAAACAGGTAAGGAAGGTAAGACAAAAGTAACTTATGATTTTTCTTATGGTTGGCAGAATCCTTGGAGAGAACGTGACGTACTGAATGCCACAGAATATGCAATCATGATGAATGAAGGCGCAATAAATTCTGGACAAGCTCCTAAATATAATGATCCTTATTCTTATGGTGTAGGTACTAATTGGCAAAAAGAAACATTTAACAATGGTGCTCCTGTCATGAATCACCAAGTGAGTGTAAGTGGTGCATCAGAGAAAGTTAATTATATGTTTTCTTTAGGATACTATGGGCAAGAAGGTATTGTAGGAGGTAATTATAACCGTTCTAATTATAATCGTCTCACTCTGCGCAGTAATACTCAATATACTATTTTTGACGAAAGTAAGAACCGTAATTGGTTGAATAGTCTGAAAATTACTTCGAATTTATCTTATGCACGTGTGAAGGCTAGATCAATAGAAGCGAATTCTTCTTATTATTCACCGTTAGGATCAGCTTTGGCTTTATCTCCAATTCTTACTCCTTATGCGGAGGGTGATGCTGCTGATGCTCAGCTTAAAAAATATGAAGGTGATTCAAATTATACCCCGGTTTATAGTCCAGATGGGCGACTTTATACGATTCCTGGCGGTGATTTTAATGAGATGATTAATCCTTTAGCTTCTTTGTCATTACCTGGTGCTCTCTCAAAAACTCATAAGTTTGTAGCTAACTTTTCTGCAGACTTGCAACTTTGGGATAATTTGAAGTTCAGAACTTCCTATGGAGTTGATATTCAATTTTATAGTAATGATGGATATACTAAGAAATACTATTTAGCATCTGGTCTTAATTCATCAAAGTCTAATGCCTATTCTGAGAAGACGGATGCAACTGTGTGGCAATTGGAAAATGTGTTGATGTATGATAAAACAATTGATAAACATTCATTTTCTATTGTTTTAGGTCAATCTGCTAAGAAAACTACTGGTTCATATTTGGGTGGTAATCGTGATAATATTATCAATCTGGATCGTCCTTATATTGATGCTTCCAATGGCTTGTCTGATGAAGGACAAATGAGAGTTTGGGGTGGTCCTAATGATGTGGCTACATTAGCTTCTATGTTTGCTCGTATTAGCTACAACTTTGATGAACGTTATATGTTGCAGGCTACTGTTCGTCGTGATGGTTCTTCCCGTTTTGGTGCCAATAATCATTATGCAACTTTCCCCTCTTTCTCTTTAGGATGGAACCTCACTAATGAAAAGTTTATGGAAAAGCGTCCGGAATGGTGGACGAATACCAAAATTCGCCTTTCTTGGGGTAAGAATGGTAATGAAAATATTGGTAATTTCAAATATACAACTCTAACTTCTACAGGCCATAATGTTATTTTTGGTCAAAGTGAAAGTACTTCATTAGGCGTGAAAGCGTCTGGCCTTGCCAATCCAGATTTGAAATGGGAGGAATCGGAACAACTTGATTTTGGGCTTGATTTTGGTTTCTTTAATAATGCACTGACGTTTACAGTCGATTATTATAAGAAAAAGACTAAAGGTATGTTGATGAAGATGAATATTCCTTCTTATGTGGGTGAAGAGAAACCATGGGGTAATGTTGGTACAATGGAAAATAGAGGTGTTGAAATGGAACTTGCCTATAAATTTAGTAAAGGCAATTGGAATTTTCGCCTAGCAGGTAATCTATCTTATCTAGAAAATGAATTAATTGAATATGGTAATGATACAGGATGGGATAATCTGGATAGCTTCCGCACAGCCGGTACTGTTAGCCGTGCACAAAATGGTAAGCCTTACCCTTATTTTTATGGATATAAGACTGCGGGTATTTTCCAGAATATGGATGAAGTGGCAGCTTATGTCAATAAAGATGGTGGAATGATCCAACCGAATGCTGTTCCCGGTGACGTGCGTTTTGTTGATATGAATGGTGATGGAAAAATAACAACTGATGATTGTACGGATATTGGTAAAGGTATGCCAGACTGGACTTATGGTCTGAATTTTAATGTTTCTTGGAAGAATTTTGATTTGAACATGATGTGGCAAGGAACCATTGGTAACGATGTATATGATGCAACCCGCCCTATTGATATTGCTAATGCTAACCTTCCTTCGTGGATGTTGAATCGTTGGACAGGTGAAGGAACTTCAGACAAGTATCCTCGTTTTGCATGGGGAGATAATACAAATTGGCTTTCTTCTGATCTTTACGTTTATGATGGTAGCTATTTGCGTTTGAAAAATATTCAGTTAGGTTATACACTGCCTAAAAATTGGACAAGAAAAGCTTTTGTTTCTTCATTGCGTGTCTATGTGGCAGCTGAAAATCTGTTGACCTTTACTAAATATCATGGTTACGATCCGGAAATCTCATCTGGTGGTACGTCGCTCGGCATTGATCGTGGTGTATATCCACAATCAAGAACTTGGACAGTAGGAGCTAATTTAACATTCTAATTATTGAATCTAAATACGATAAAGGTATGAAAAAAAATATATATATAACCGCAGGTTTGATATCTTCTGTTCTTTTGATGACAGGATGTACTGACTCTTTTTTGGAGGTTGAATCTAAGACTCAAGAAACTATTGATACATATTTTACGACTGATGAACATGTGCAGGAAGCGGTAGTAGCTGCTTATGCACCTTTACATTGGACGGACTGGGATGGTAATCAGTATTCTCCGGTTTTGCAGACGAGTGATATTATGGCTGATGATCTTTGGGTTGGAGCAGCTAGTAAAACAGACCAAGCGCATTTACATTTGAGTGCAAATTATGAAGCGGTGCCTACTAATTGTATACAAAATATTTGGAATACGGCTTATAAAGGTGTAAAACGTTGTAATGATGTGCTTACTTATATTGGTTGGGCTGGGGAAAATCTAACGAAGGAAAATGCAACCTATTATGAAGCTCAAGCCCGTGTACTCCGGGTGTTCTACTATACATGGTTATGGAAATTCTATGGGAATATTCCTTATTATGAGGCAAATTTGACTTCACCTTATTTGACTGAACAATTTCAGGCTGATGCGGTATATAATGCTATGGTTGTTGATTTGGAAGGCGCTATTGCTCTGAACGCATTACCAATGAGAGAAGAATCTAAAAATTATGGTCGCGTTACTTTAGCAATGGCTTACATGCTTTATGCGGAAATAGTAATGTATCAGAATGATGATTCTCGTTATACTACCGCTTTGAAATATATGACAGACATTATTAATAGTGGTAAATATGATTTGGTTGATGATTATGCAGGCATTTTCAGGGAATCTGGAGAATGGAGTACTGAATCTATTTTTGAGATAAACTATAAGGATGATCAAGCAACTCGTAATTACACTGATAATGTGTTTGTTGCTGGAGGAACTGTGTTACCCACGATGATGGGACCTGATGGCTGGGTTGATGGAACTGATGGACATAATAACGGTTGGGGGACTTTCCCGGTACGTACAGAAACTTATAATATGTATAGTGATGAGGATACTCGTCGTGATGGTACATGTTGGAATGCAGCAGCTGCCGGAACTTATAATTCCCGTTATC from Bacteroides sp. MSB163 includes:
- a CDS encoding glutamine synthetase III — encoded protein: MSKMRFYALQELANRRPLEVTTPSNKLSDYYGSHVFDRKKMQEYLPREAYKAVTDAIEKGTPISREIADLIANGMKSWAKSLNVTHYTHWFQPLTDGTAEKHDGFIEFGENSNVIERFSGKLLIQQEPDASSFPNGGIRNTFEARGYTAWDVSSPAFVVDTTLCIPTIFISYTGEALDYKTPLLKALGAVDKAATEVCQLFDKNVTRVFTNLGWEQEYFLVDSALYNARPDLCLTGRTLMGHSSAKDQQLEDHYFGSIPPRVTAFMKELEIECHKLGIPAKTRHNEVAPNQFELAPIFENANLANDHNQLVMDLMKRIARKHNFAVLLHEKPYSGVNGSGKHNNWSLCTDTGINLFAPGKNPKGNMLFLTFLVNVLMMVYKNQNLLRASIMSAGNSHRLGANEAPPAILSIFLGRQLSATLDDIVRQVGDDKMTAEEKTTLKLGIGRIPEILLDTTDRNRTSPFAFTGNRFEFRAAGSSSNCAAAMIAINAAMANQLNEFKASIDKLMEEGIGKDEAIFRVLKETIIASEAIRFEGDGYSDQWKEEAARRGLTNICHVPEALMHYMDNQSRSVLIGERIFNETELACRLEVELEKYTMKVQIESRVLGDLAINHIVPIAVSYQNRLLENLRGLKEIFSPEEYEVLSADRKELIREISKRVTSIKVLVREMTEARKVANHMDSYKDKAFAYEETVRPYLEKIRDHIDHLEMEVDDEIWPLPKYRELLFTK
- a CDS encoding Crp/Fnr family transcriptional regulator, coding for MVKMNLSDVNVPELIADMWEPLNEEQREFLANHFTLQNYKKNEVIHCEGETPKYLMCLLNGKVKIYKDGVGGRSQIIRMIKPVEYFGYRAYFAKEDYVTAAAAFEPSLICLIPMSAITTLVTQNNDLAMFFIKQLSFDLGVADERTVNLTQKHIRGRLAESLLFLKESYGLEEDGSTLSIYLSREDLANLSNMTTSNAIRTLSQFSTERLITIDGRKIKIIDEEKLKKISKIG
- a CDS encoding SusC/RagA family TonB-linked outer membrane protein, whose product is MKKLLSVLFLLSFTLASAVYAQDIQIKGTVVSGADNEPLPGVNVVVKGNATTGTITGIDGEFALSVPSDAILSISYIGFKSQEVSVSGKRELKIVLQEDSEALDEVVVVGYGVQKKSVVTASIAKVSSDDLAFTAPVRVDNALKGLAAGVTVTSSSGQPGAAAQIRVRGIGTVNNSDPLYIVDGMPLEGGLDYLNPNDIASIEVLKDAASGAVYGARAANGVVLVTTKTGKEGKTKVTYDFSYGWQNPWRERDVLNATEYAIMMNEGAINSGQAPKYNDPYSYGVGTNWQKETFNNGAPVMNHQVSVSGASEKVNYMFSLGYYGQEGIVGGNYNRSNYNRLTLRSNTQYTIFDESKNRNWLNSLKITSNLSYARVKARSIEANSSYYSPLGSALALSPILTPYAEGDAADAQLKKYEGDSNYTPVYSPDGRLYTIPGGDFNEMINPLASLSLPGALSKTHKFVANFSADLQLWDNLKFRTSYGVDIQFYSNDGYTKKYYLASGLNSSKSNAYSEKTDATVWQLENVLMYDKTIDKHSFSIVLGQSAKKTTGSYLGGNRDNIINLDRPYIDASNGLSDEGQMRVWGGPNDVATLASMFARISYNFDERYMLQATVRRDGSSRFGANNHYATFPSFSLGWNLTNEKFMEKRPEWWTNTKIRLSWGKNGNENIGNFKYTTLTSTGHNVIFGQSESTSLGVKASGLANPDLKWEESEQLDFGLDFGFFNNALTFTVDYYKKKTKGMLMKMNIPSYVGEEKPWGNVGTMENRGVEMELAYKFSKGNWNFRLAGNLSYLENELIEYGNDTGWDNLDSFRTAGTVSRAQNGKPYPYFYGYKTAGIFQNMDEVAAYVNKDGGMIQPNAVPGDVRFVDMNGDGKITTDDCTDIGKGMPDWTYGLNFNVSWKNFDLNMMWQGTIGNDVYDATRPIDIANANLPSWMLNRWTGEGTSDKYPRFAWGDNTNWLSSDLYVYDGSYLRLKNIQLGYTLPKNWTRKAFVSSLRVYVAAENLLTFTKYHGYDPEISSGGTSLGIDRGVYPQSRTWTVGANLTF
- a CDS encoding RagB/SusD family nutrient uptake outer membrane protein, which encodes MKKNIYITAGLISSVLLMTGCTDSFLEVESKTQETIDTYFTTDEHVQEAVVAAYAPLHWTDWDGNQYSPVLQTSDIMADDLWVGAASKTDQAHLHLSANYEAVPTNCIQNIWNTAYKGVKRCNDVLTYIGWAGENLTKENATYYEAQARVLRVFYYTWLWKFYGNIPYYEANLTSPYLTEQFQADAVYNAMVVDLEGAIALNALPMREESKNYGRVTLAMAYMLYAEIVMYQNDDSRYTTALKYMTDIINSGKYDLVDDYAGIFRESGEWSTESIFEINYKDDQATRNYTDNVFVAGGTVLPTMMGPDGWVDGTDGHNNGWGTFPVRTETYNMYSDEDTRRDGTCWNAAAAGTYNSRYQDTGFFLEKYTAHTGDNADCSNDPQVNYNNNFRIYRFSETLLNAAELIARNAGSGDAKEYLDRVRKRAGLITELEPTVDNIIEERHLEFVGEGKRYWDLVRTGKASTVLVPDEYGYRTNTWSINKKYLPIPQSAIDSAQGSLTQNNY
- a CDS encoding DUF5686 family protein, yielding MKKVIFFAPFYESIIDDYRADLYIKGKVNLRKKNHILRFIPTMFRIRKGVREYMMETYSDLHFTAPDIYDQKVKASVGTSSEFWELDGRLPEYFHVNIYASTLLYDKLLSPLAPNAMKYYSYHVDSVMGKVHDLQYKISFKPKSKSFQLVSGHMVVSENVWSVREMHFSGRSEMLRFNNMIRMGDVGEPDEFLPVHYDVDATFRFLGNVVDANYIAALNYKTILQKDPSRMDRKRLKSKYDLSDSYTLRSDTNAYRKDSSYFESIRPIPLTVHEQDLYKDFFLSRDTSYRYKKPKNKNLEFWGQIGDALISRYTVDLSKLGSVRCSPLINPFLLSYSGKNGFSYRQEFKYNRIFTGDRLLRIVPRLGYNFKYNEFYWSVKSDFDYWPRKRAALHINVGNGHRIYSSRMLDELKNIPNSVFDFDQIQLDYFNDLYLQVRHSWEIVNGLSLDVGFSMHKRTEANRSMYVSTRAASRSVGSSSEVYPDWTEKMRHSYNSFAPRVRLTWTPGQYYYMNGDRKVNLHSKYPSISVDWERGINGVFKSTGTYERVEVDIQHSIPLGLMRDFYLRLGWGAFTNQKDIYFVDFANFTRSNLPVGWNDEIGGVFQLLDGRWYNSSRKYLRGHLTYESPFLMLRHLVKYTQHVLNERLYLNALVVPHLNPYVEVGYGIGTNIFDFGVFGSFANWKFKEIGCKFTFELFNR